The Streptococcus pluranimalium genome contains a region encoding:
- the nusA gene encoding transcription termination factor NusA has translation MSKEMLEAFRILEEEKHINKEDIIDAVTESLKSAYKRRYGQAESCVIEFNEKTADFQVYTVREVVDEVFDSRLEISLKDALAISSAYELGDKIRFEESVTEFGRVAAQSAKQTIMEKMRKQMREVTFNEYKEHEGEIMTGTVERFDQRFIYVNLGSLEAQLSHQDQIPGETFKSHDRIEVYVYKVENNPRGVNVFVSRSHPEFIKRIMEQEIPEVFDGTVEIMSVSREAGDRTKVAVRSHNPNVDAIGTIVGRGGSNIKKVISKFHPTRIDAKTGIEVPVEENIDVIQWVEDPAEFIYNAIAPAEVDMVLFDEENSKRATVVVPDNKLSLAIGRRGQNVRLAAHLTGYRIDIKSATEYEEMEAQQALADEAAVVSTEESVEVNQQDVDVMPLDDISNEE, from the coding sequence ATGAGTAAAGAAATGTTAGAAGCCTTCCGTATTTTGGAAGAAGAAAAGCACATTAATAAAGAAGATATCATTGATGCCGTAACGGAATCCTTGAAATCAGCCTACAAACGCCGCTATGGTCAGGCGGAAAGCTGTGTTATTGAATTCAATGAAAAGACTGCTGATTTCCAGGTATATACGGTTCGTGAAGTTGTCGATGAAGTTTTTGATAGTCGACTTGAGATTAGTTTAAAAGACGCTTTAGCCATCAGTTCAGCTTATGAATTAGGTGATAAGATTCGTTTTGAAGAGTCTGTGACTGAATTTGGTCGTGTTGCAGCGCAATCAGCTAAACAAACCATCATGGAAAAAATGCGCAAGCAAATGCGTGAAGTGACTTTCAACGAGTACAAGGAGCATGAAGGTGAAATCATGACAGGTACAGTTGAGCGCTTTGACCAACGCTTTATCTACGTTAATCTTGGATCACTTGAAGCACAATTGTCGCATCAAGACCAAATCCCAGGTGAAACCTTCAAATCACATGATCGTATTGAAGTTTATGTCTACAAGGTAGAAAACAATCCTCGAGGTGTCAATGTTTTCGTTAGTCGTAGCCATCCTGAATTCATCAAACGCATTATGGAGCAAGAAATCCCCGAAGTCTTTGATGGTACAGTGGAAATCATGAGTGTTTCTCGTGAAGCTGGGGATCGTACAAAAGTTGCAGTTCGCAGCCACAATCCTAATGTTGATGCTATCGGTACGATTGTTGGTCGTGGTGGTTCAAACATTAAGAAGGTTATCAGCAAATTCCATCCAACCCGTATTGATGCTAAAACAGGCATTGAAGTACCTGTTGAGGAAAACATTGATGTTATCCAGTGGGTTGAAGATCCAGCAGAGTTTATCTACAATGCTATTGCCCCTGCTGAAGTTGATATGGTTCTCTTCGACGAAGAAAACAGCAAACGTGCAACTGTTGTTGTACCTGATAACAAATTATCACTGGCTATTGGTCGTCGTGGTCAAAATGTTCGCTTAGCGGCTCATTTAACAGGTTACCGCATTGACATTAAGTCTGCAACTGAATACGAAGAAATGGAAGCTCAGCAAGCTTTGGCAGACGAAGCGGCAGTTGTCTCTACTGAAGAGTCAGTTGAAGTAAACCAACAAGATGTGGATGTCATGCCACTTGACGACATATCTAACGAAGAATAA
- a CDS encoding pyridoxamine 5'-phosphate oxidase family protein: MKVKEILNLLETKMSPSVIASTDSAGHPHARFIHIGLANEKGIFFMTSPTTRFYKQLQGNPNIAITGMHQEDYLIQVIRVEGRVRELGEEKLEEVLAGNPFVEQVYPNHKERENVRVFQLYEGKGFYQSLTQGHKYTFDINGDLAKED; encoded by the coding sequence ATGAAAGTTAAAGAAATTTTGAATTTGTTGGAAACTAAAATGTCTCCATCGGTGATTGCCTCTACGGATTCGGCAGGACACCCTCATGCTCGCTTTATTCACATTGGCTTGGCAAATGAAAAGGGGATTTTTTTCATGACAAGTCCCACAACTCGATTTTATAAGCAATTACAAGGAAACCCTAATATTGCCATAACGGGCATGCATCAAGAGGATTACTTAATCCAAGTGATTCGCGTTGAAGGAAGAGTACGTGAATTAGGGGAAGAAAAGTTAGAAGAGGTTTTAGCAGGAAATCCATTTGTCGAGCAAGTTTATCCTAATCATAAGGAAAGGGAAAATGTTCGTGTTTTTCAGCTATATGAAGGTAAAGGATTTTATCAAAGTCTAACACAAGGTCATAAGTATACCTTTGATATTAATGGCGATTTAGCTAAGGAAGATTAG
- the rimP gene encoding ribosome maturation factor RimP, whose product MQGGIIIATIVEQVTELVTPHIKAPYEVVDVEYGKMGGDYVLSILVDKPGGISVDDTAELTDVISPLLDTIKPDPFPEQYFLEVSSPGLERPLKTKEALENAVGSYVNVSLYKAIDKVKVFEGDLLAFDGENLTIDYLDKTRHKTVDIPYQTVAKARLAVKL is encoded by the coding sequence GTGCAAGGAGGGATTATTATCGCAACAATAGTTGAACAGGTAACTGAGTTGGTTACGCCTCATATCAAGGCTCCTTACGAGGTGGTTGATGTCGAGTATGGCAAAATGGGTGGCGATTATGTCCTTAGTATTCTTGTTGACAAACCTGGTGGTATCTCTGTAGATGATACGGCAGAATTAACCGATGTTATCAGTCCGCTACTAGATACCATAAAACCAGATCCCTTCCCAGAACAATATTTTTTGGAAGTGTCTAGTCCAGGTTTAGAACGTCCACTGAAAACTAAGGAAGCATTGGAAAACGCAGTCGGTTCCTATGTTAATGTTAGTCTTTATAAAGCTATCGATAAAGTCAAAGTTTTTGAGGGAGATTTACTCGCCTTTGATGGTGAAAATCTGACCATTGATTACTTGGATAAGACGCGGCATAAAACTGTTGATATTCCCTATCAAACGGTTGCCAAAGCCCGCTTAGCGGTAAAACTATAA